A DNA window from Mycobacterium sp. IDR2000157661 contains the following coding sequences:
- a CDS encoding DUF2510 domain-containing protein: MAITSDHVELVARRVTDDHLTPPNKWDRDVDDRMTREAAAPAVYQAVRELMAAIAGQAAPDESLLDVKHATGYSTAGFSGFKANVLLVVATDHRLWFCRHKQGAIQQLQPLRYSDFTVERKRISFGWPKLEGTTITCGGSTADWLTALQAGRQEPAAWLRPSGPPPGWHADPYRRYQLRYWDGARWSEHVSTNGVAAVDPVGR, translated from the coding sequence ATGGCGATCACATCTGATCATGTCGAGTTGGTGGCGCGTCGGGTCACAGACGACCATCTGACCCCGCCCAATAAGTGGGACCGCGACGTCGACGATCGGATGACCCGCGAGGCCGCCGCCCCGGCGGTGTACCAGGCCGTGCGGGAATTGATGGCGGCCATCGCGGGCCAGGCCGCGCCAGACGAGTCGCTGCTCGACGTCAAACACGCCACCGGATACTCCACCGCCGGGTTCAGCGGGTTCAAGGCCAACGTGCTGCTCGTCGTCGCGACAGATCATCGCCTCTGGTTCTGCCGCCACAAGCAAGGAGCGATTCAGCAACTGCAGCCTCTTCGCTATTCGGATTTCACGGTCGAAAGGAAGCGAATTTCGTTCGGGTGGCCCAAGTTGGAAGGCACGACCATCACCTGCGGCGGCTCGACTGCGGACTGGCTGACCGCACTGCAGGCCGGTCGTCAGGAACCGGCCGCTTGGCTTCGGCCCAGCGGGCCTCCCCCCGGCTGGCACGCCGATCCCTACCGTCGCTATCAGCTGCGGTACTGGGACGGTGCTCGCTGGTCCGAACACGTCTCGACCAACGGGGTGGCCGCCGTCGATCCGGTCGGCCGGTAG
- a CDS encoding SDR family NAD(P)-dependent oxidoreductase, which yields MTGLLQGKVVLVAGLGGIGNGLARRFADEGARVVIGDLDADLVSRVIDGIDPGGQRVRGLPLDGTDEDSVAAIVRLAVDTFGRLDGMHVNFTNAADAYLPGGVVELPLDAFDEVMRVNTRGFVICAKHAIPAMIAGGGGSIVFTASIDAYNGAGNRVSYAMSKAAELALVRHIARRYGPKGIRANAIAPGLIWHYKFDEQPMPDGVVEQARARQMIKSRFGTPDEVAALAALLLSDDGSFITAQTISVDGGVTFRP from the coding sequence GTGACAGGACTGCTCCAGGGCAAGGTCGTCCTCGTCGCCGGACTCGGCGGCATCGGCAACGGATTGGCCCGCAGGTTCGCCGACGAGGGTGCGCGCGTTGTCATCGGTGATCTCGACGCCGACCTAGTGAGCCGAGTCATCGACGGCATCGACCCGGGCGGGCAGCGGGTACGGGGGCTGCCGCTCGACGGAACCGACGAGGACTCCGTCGCGGCGATCGTCAGGCTGGCCGTCGACACATTCGGTCGACTCGACGGCATGCACGTCAACTTCACCAACGCCGCCGACGCTTACCTGCCCGGCGGCGTGGTCGAACTGCCGCTCGATGCCTTCGATGAGGTAATGCGGGTCAATACAAGGGGTTTCGTGATCTGCGCCAAGCATGCGATACCCGCGATGATCGCCGGTGGCGGCGGTTCGATCGTCTTCACCGCGTCCATCGACGCCTACAACGGCGCAGGCAACCGGGTCTCCTATGCGATGAGCAAGGCCGCCGAACTGGCACTCGTGCGGCACATCGCGCGTCGATACGGCCCGAAGGGTATCCGCGCCAACGCGATCGCGCCGGGACTGATCTGGCACTACAAGTTCGACGAGCAGCCGATGCCGGACGGCGTCGTGGAACAGGCCCGTGCCCGCCAGATGATCAAGTCGCGGTTCGGTACTCCCGACGAGGTCGCCGCGCTGGCGGCGCTGTTGCTCTCCGACGACGGCAGCTTCATCACCGCCCAGACGATCAGCGTCGACGGCGGCGTCACCTTCCGACCGTGA
- a CDS encoding ATP-binding protein: protein MTDEHAAVLETTTGPDTLAELQQTLDRVWSERGIPDSVQMSMDLAVGEVGANIIEHASAGASVPLRMEVDVSTAEVRATLYDGGTPARLDLKKLSLPDELAESGRGLAIALAVLDELSYRRDETGNRWTLMTRLP, encoded by the coding sequence GTGACCGACGAGCATGCCGCCGTTCTGGAGACGACGACCGGACCGGACACCTTGGCAGAACTACAGCAGACGCTCGACCGGGTGTGGTCGGAGCGGGGCATACCCGATTCGGTGCAGATGTCAATGGACCTGGCGGTCGGGGAGGTCGGTGCCAACATCATCGAACATGCCTCGGCAGGCGCGTCCGTGCCCTTGCGGATGGAGGTCGACGTCTCGACCGCCGAGGTGCGGGCGACCCTCTACGACGGCGGCACACCGGCGCGGCTCGACCTGAAGAAGTTGTCGTTGCCCGACGAGCTGGCGGAAAGCGGTCGTGGGCTGGCCATCGCACTTGCAGTGCTCGACGAGCTGTCCTACCGGCGCGACGAGACCGGCAACCGGTGGACGCTGATGACACGATTGCCCTGA
- a CDS encoding STAS domain-containing protein — translation MTGFDKRTTASGAVVVRPEGRLNMVAAPALRQELRSLVESGSNRLVVDLSSTDFIDSSGLGALISGLKVARQAGGDLRIAAPTTQVETVLSLTNLNRVLRAHPSADTAFDE, via the coding sequence ATGACCGGATTCGACAAGCGCACAACGGCTTCAGGAGCTGTCGTGGTCCGTCCCGAGGGGCGGCTGAACATGGTGGCGGCGCCGGCGCTGCGCCAGGAGTTGCGCAGTTTGGTCGAAAGCGGAAGCAACCGCTTGGTGGTCGACCTGTCCAGCACCGACTTCATCGACTCGTCCGGGCTGGGCGCGTTGATCTCAGGACTCAAGGTGGCCAGGCAAGCCGGCGGCGATCTGCGGATCGCCGCGCCCACCACACAGGTGGAGACGGTGCTGTCGTTGACGAATCTGAACCGGGTACTGCGCGCGCATCCGTCCGCCGACACCGCGTTCGACGAGTGA
- a CDS encoding glycosyltransferase family 2 protein codes for MTHRIPSEGPSPSPWLRLLILATAVLGINYVVWRWLASTNWDAWWIAVPLVMAETYSLIDSLLFGMTMWRLKRRPAPPPPPPDATVDVFITTYNEPIEMVIATAEAAQRIRFPHSTYILDDGEREDMAKAATERGIGYVTRSNSWIDKPRHAKAGNLNNALLETDGEFILILDADQVPEPEILDRTLGYFHDPKMALVQTPQYFTNVPFSDPLGSQAPLFYGPIQQGKDGWNAAYFCGSNAVLRREALMQLGVTGYVRAVEEGIKRALYTSRKILKKAKSHVAADQPEVLAALEGVEDAVREARAALKDKGHLAEITFGFQQRVDDAAKSLVVADVSAMRADLDAIAAMSGGHGESLDTAVIFDDEALETLAGREWSPLGALESIRSMISAVDVGRDDEAEPMLPMATISVTEDMATCMRMHALGWNSAYHHEVLANGLAPEDVGTMLTQRLRWAQGTIQVMLKENPLVQKGLSIGQRLMYFTTMWSYLAGFAALAYIAAPAIFLIFNIMPVQAYSWDFFGRLIPFLLLNQLLFFVVSRGTPTWRGQQYSLALFPVWIKACTTAFRNVYFDRPLGFAVTPKTRQGGGSIPWGLVKWQIVAMVVLVVASVIGIVQLYFGAISVLGVGVNLFWVIFDLLILSVVFQAVRFRGHEVEGEK; via the coding sequence GTGACCCATCGAATCCCCTCCGAAGGCCCCTCGCCTTCGCCGTGGCTGCGACTGCTGATCCTGGCCACCGCTGTACTCGGAATCAACTACGTCGTATGGCGGTGGTTGGCGTCGACGAACTGGGACGCCTGGTGGATCGCGGTACCGCTGGTGATGGCCGAGACGTACAGCCTGATCGACTCGCTGCTGTTCGGAATGACGATGTGGCGACTGAAGCGTCGCCCTGCTCCGCCGCCGCCACCACCGGACGCCACCGTCGACGTGTTCATCACCACCTACAACGAACCGATCGAGATGGTGATCGCCACCGCCGAAGCCGCACAACGAATCCGCTTCCCGCACAGCACCTACATTCTCGACGACGGTGAACGGGAGGACATGGCCAAGGCGGCCACCGAGCGCGGGATCGGCTACGTCACCCGGTCGAATAGCTGGATCGACAAGCCACGGCACGCCAAGGCCGGCAACCTGAACAATGCGCTGCTGGAGACCGACGGCGAGTTCATTCTCATCCTCGACGCGGACCAGGTTCCCGAGCCGGAGATCCTCGACCGCACCCTCGGCTACTTTCACGACCCGAAAATGGCCTTGGTCCAGACGCCGCAATACTTCACCAACGTGCCGTTCTCCGATCCGCTCGGAAGTCAGGCGCCGCTGTTCTACGGTCCGATCCAGCAAGGCAAGGACGGCTGGAACGCCGCGTACTTCTGCGGCTCGAACGCGGTGCTGCGCCGCGAGGCACTAATGCAGCTGGGCGTGACGGGTTACGTGCGTGCGGTGGAGGAGGGAATCAAGCGGGCGCTCTACACCTCGCGCAAGATCCTCAAGAAGGCCAAGTCGCACGTCGCCGCCGATCAACCCGAAGTGCTCGCCGCGCTGGAGGGTGTCGAAGACGCGGTCCGCGAAGCCCGCGCGGCGCTGAAGGACAAAGGGCACCTGGCCGAAATCACCTTCGGCTTCCAGCAGCGTGTCGACGACGCGGCCAAGAGCTTGGTCGTCGCCGACGTCTCGGCGATGCGCGCCGACCTCGACGCGATCGCCGCGATGAGTGGAGGACACGGCGAGAGCCTCGACACTGCAGTCATTTTCGACGACGAGGCGCTCGAGACGCTGGCGGGCCGGGAGTGGTCACCGCTCGGTGCGCTGGAGTCGATCCGGTCGATGATCAGCGCCGTAGACGTCGGCAGGGACGACGAAGCCGAGCCGATGCTGCCGATGGCGACGATCTCGGTCACCGAGGACATGGCCACCTGCATGCGCATGCACGCACTGGGGTGGAACTCGGCCTATCACCACGAGGTCCTCGCCAACGGTCTGGCACCCGAGGATGTCGGCACCATGCTCACCCAACGGCTGCGCTGGGCGCAGGGCACTATCCAGGTGATGCTCAAGGAGAACCCGCTGGTGCAGAAGGGCTTGAGCATCGGGCAGCGGCTGATGTACTTCACCACGATGTGGAGCTATCTGGCGGGGTTCGCCGCGTTGGCCTACATCGCCGCGCCCGCGATCTTCCTGATCTTCAACATCATGCCCGTGCAGGCTTACAGCTGGGACTTCTTCGGCAGGCTGATCCCGTTCCTCCTGCTGAACCAGTTGTTGTTCTTCGTCGTCAGTAGAGGCACGCCGACGTGGCGCGGGCAGCAGTACAGCTTGGCGTTGTTCCCCGTCTGGATCAAGGCGTGTACGACCGCATTCCGTAACGTGTACTTCGACCGGCCACTGGGGTTCGCGGTCACGCCGAAGACCCGGCAGGGCGGCGGATCCATCCCGTGGGGACTGGTGAAATGGCAGATCGTTGCCATGGTGGTGCTGGTGGTCGCCTCGGTGATCGGGATCGTACAGTTGTATTTCGGCGCGATCTCCGTCCTAGGCGTCGGTGTCAACCTATTCTGGGTGATCTTCGACTTACTGATTCTGAGTGTGGTTTTCCAAGCGGTGCGCTTTCGCGGCCATGAGGTGGAAGGGGAGAAATGA
- a CDS encoding PP2C family protein-serine/threonine phosphatase, with product MTPSAVDDRFALPVEVEEQRLRSLQQLHILDTPEEERFERIIRLTQLVFQVPRAYINFIDRDRQWCKQAVGEGVAITGPRETSVCRATIARVYDKPEDPALVIDDLTTVPDFAELPAIAAEGGIRFYAGFPLFGPGGHAVGTFCIYDTKPRSLDARQRAIFRDLAAWAQREVERSDDVERAAAVQRLLLPPPVDYLPGYSVCAMCAPAYAVGGDFYDHYPVQRGAIFTVADVMGKGLGAALITASLRSALRGASRAVDDIECRADLADAVNSAADQMADDLERTNTFATLFHAHLEAETGRIQYVDAGHGIAAVLRRGGVVERLESRGLPLGVLPDDNWVSMSTVLGPGDMVVVASDGSLELLGKQAVESDVLDFVAAHPEPADLCRAVTALTNRRPPLDDVTVVAVRRDDA from the coding sequence ATGACGCCGTCTGCGGTCGATGACCGGTTCGCGCTTCCGGTTGAGGTGGAAGAGCAGCGGCTGCGCTCGCTGCAGCAACTGCACATCCTCGACACTCCCGAGGAGGAGCGGTTCGAACGCATCATCCGGTTGACGCAGCTGGTGTTTCAAGTGCCGAGGGCATACATCAACTTCATCGACCGTGACCGGCAATGGTGCAAGCAGGCGGTCGGCGAGGGTGTCGCCATCACCGGTCCCCGAGAGACGTCGGTGTGTCGGGCGACCATTGCCCGCGTGTACGACAAGCCTGAGGATCCGGCATTGGTCATCGACGACCTGACGACGGTTCCCGACTTCGCGGAATTGCCCGCCATCGCCGCGGAGGGCGGCATCCGCTTCTACGCCGGCTTTCCGCTGTTCGGTCCAGGTGGACACGCGGTCGGCACGTTCTGCATCTACGACACCAAGCCACGATCGCTCGACGCCCGGCAGCGCGCGATCTTCCGGGACCTCGCGGCCTGGGCGCAGCGCGAAGTGGAACGCTCAGACGACGTGGAGCGCGCCGCAGCCGTCCAGCGCCTGCTGCTGCCACCGCCGGTCGACTACTTGCCGGGCTATTCCGTCTGCGCAATGTGTGCGCCCGCGTACGCGGTCGGCGGCGACTTCTACGACCACTACCCGGTGCAGCGCGGCGCGATCTTCACCGTGGCCGACGTGATGGGCAAGGGGTTGGGCGCAGCGCTGATCACCGCGAGCCTGCGCTCGGCGCTGCGCGGCGCGTCGCGGGCGGTCGATGACATCGAGTGTCGGGCGGACCTCGCCGACGCGGTCAATTCGGCGGCCGACCAGATGGCCGACGACCTCGAACGGACCAACACCTTCGCCACCTTGTTCCACGCTCACCTCGAAGCGGAAACGGGCCGGATCCAGTATGTCGACGCCGGCCACGGGATCGCCGCGGTGCTGCGCCGCGGCGGGGTGGTGGAGAGGCTGGAGAGCAGGGGCCTGCCGCTCGGCGTCCTGCCCGACGATAACTGGGTGTCGATGTCGACCGTGCTCGGTCCCGGCGACATGGTGGTCGTCGCGTCGGACGGGTCGTTGGAGCTGCTCGGCAAACAGGCGGTCGAAAGCGACGTGCTCGATTTCGTCGCGGCCCATCCTGAGCCGGCCGACTTGTGCCGAGCCGTCACCGCGTTGACGAACCGGCGCCCGCCCCTCGACGACGTGACGGTGGTGGCCGTCCGCCGGGATGACGCGTGA
- a CDS encoding glycoside hydrolase family 26 protein, with protein MERPALTVDRAPDHAPATPSRFGLSTPGGFTAARELQAVADAVGHRAEIVMAFEDFFATPPIAELAVAAYCGADPVISWEPWCWTDDRSPAVMRSLLSGALDDYVYRWADEIRDWGGRTYLRFAHEFNGDWYPWTPACGTTQADFVRAWRHVHDIFTAQHVGNVMWVWAPTVGGITPLSAWYPGDDYVDVLGVDGYNWGTSLPTTCWTVPEELFGDALDELRSISPGKPILVAEVGCAEEGGCKADWIARFTDYLNRQPDVMGFIWFEHHKETDWRITSSAPSAAAMAAALDAARSRR; from the coding sequence GTGGAGCGACCGGCCTTGACTGTCGACCGTGCACCCGACCACGCCCCCGCCACGCCCTCGCGCTTCGGGCTGAGCACTCCGGGAGGGTTCACCGCCGCACGCGAACTCCAGGCCGTCGCCGACGCGGTCGGACACCGGGCCGAGATCGTGATGGCATTCGAGGACTTCTTCGCCACCCCGCCGATCGCCGAGCTGGCGGTCGCCGCCTACTGCGGCGCCGACCCCGTCATCAGCTGGGAACCGTGGTGCTGGACCGACGACAGGTCACCGGCGGTGATGCGGTCGCTGCTGTCCGGCGCGCTCGACGACTACGTCTACCGCTGGGCCGACGAGATCCGCGACTGGGGCGGACGGACCTATCTGCGCTTCGCCCACGAATTCAACGGCGACTGGTACCCGTGGACGCCTGCCTGTGGCACGACACAGGCGGACTTCGTCCGGGCGTGGCGCCACGTGCACGACATCTTCACCGCGCAGCACGTGGGCAATGTGATGTGGGTCTGGGCGCCGACCGTGGGTGGGATCACCCCCCTGTCCGCCTGGTACCCGGGCGACGACTACGTGGATGTGCTCGGTGTCGACGGATACAACTGGGGGACGAGCTTGCCGACGACTTGCTGGACCGTTCCCGAAGAGTTGTTCGGCGACGCACTGGACGAACTACGCTCGATCAGTCCCGGCAAACCGATCCTGGTCGCCGAGGTCGGCTGCGCCGAAGAGGGCGGATGCAAGGCAGACTGGATTGCGCGCTTCACCGATTACCTGAACCGCCAGCCCGACGTCATGGGCTTCATCTGGTTCGAGCATCACAAGGAGACGGATTGGCGGATCACCAGCTCGGCGCCGTCGGCGGCGGCGATGGCCGCCGCGCTGGACGCGGCGCGGTCGCGCCGATGA
- a CDS encoding DUF7157 domain-containing protein codes for MIRTAHPQRPPTSRRLRPRRCPSSRRPLPRLRRRRQRRSPRATTRPRTSRRPPRTSRRPRVRPAGPGTRVFAASAGLQPAGPGLFTASPAYVPPAPAPAYTPPAPNYVPPVAPQPRLRDRIIERIPIINRFHEPDYSYPPR; via the coding sequence ATGATTCGGACGGCCCACCCGCAGCGGCCGCCGACAAGCCGACGACTCCGGCCGAGGCGATGCCCGTCGTCGCGCAGACCATTGCCGCGGTTGCGCCGCCGCCGGCAGCGCCGGTCGCCGAGAGCTACGACCCGCCCGCGTACGTCCCGCCGGCCCCCGCGTACGTCCCGCCGGCCCCGCGTACGTCCCGCCGGCCCCGGCACCCGCGTATTCGCCGCCTCCGCCGGTCTACAGCCCGCCGGCCCCGGTCTATTCACCGCCTCCCCGGCATATGTGCCGCCGGCTCCGGCCCCCGCCTACACCCCACCCGCGCCGAACTATGTTCCGCCGGTGGCGCCGCAGCCGCGCCTGCGGGACCGGATCATCGAGCGCATCCCGATCATCAACCGGTTCCACGAACCGGACTATTCGTACCCCCCGCGGTAG
- a CDS encoding cupin domain-containing protein — protein MKRAAIVAAAIAPVMAATLTATARATPAEGEIQRTDVAEGTTTAPVAIFSVGQPTTLYVQNLVLGPDSSSGWHTHAGPEYSVINAGTVQLQTAQGCAPAAFTAGQAIFIPAGIPHIVSNAGAEHAEATVTYTLPTGLPIRDDAAAACP, from the coding sequence ATGAAGCGTGCAGCGATCGTGGCGGCGGCAATCGCGCCCGTCATGGCGGCGACACTGACCGCGACGGCGCGGGCCACGCCCGCCGAAGGCGAGATCCAGCGCACCGATGTGGCCGAGGGCACCACGACCGCGCCGGTCGCCATCTTCTCGGTGGGACAGCCGACGACGTTGTACGTGCAGAACCTCGTCCTGGGCCCGGACTCCAGCAGCGGATGGCACACCCATGCGGGGCCGGAGTATTCGGTGATCAACGCAGGCACCGTCCAGCTGCAGACCGCACAGGGATGCGCGCCCGCGGCGTTCACCGCCGGCCAGGCCATCTTCATTCCGGCCGGCATCCCGCACATCGTGTCGAACGCCGGCGCCGAGCACGCCGAGGCGACGGTGACCTACACGCTGCCCACCGGTCTGCCGATCCGAGACGACGCTGCGGCGGCCTGCCCCTAG
- a CDS encoding Hsp70 family protein has protein sequence MSDPLGLSVGTTNLVAARVGNQPVTRRSALTLPSGAAMAGFVERVGDSVPLIAADGSAHSAEKLLAEALAALITDSGGASPADVVVAVPAHWRPSTLWALRGAMRAEPALQPGGAAARLVSDAVASLTALHDHRGLPPQGVIVLLDFGGGGTSITVADAAAGFAAVDVTTRYPDFSGDLLDQALVTYALDGIAATGEVDPAGTAAVESLTRLREDCRHAKERLSAVESTELVAELPGYRSAIQVTRPELESLIDEPLAGVLSELDNLLRRNGIGWDQVTAIAAAGGGAAIPLIGRRLSEHAPVPVVTTLQPGLDAGVGAGLLAADGSAAAAPTGLASVVAPVDADSGSSTFRALAWSQDDAGADEPLPYLQPYEAYDFEVASMRSPVQHVPATGPIDEPPTWHRLPGVVFGLAAAVALVAVGGVAIALTGATDSTEATEPPRPAPSVAPTSAAPQPGPQDRTVTVTDAPPPATQAPQTSVAPATSSAVTAVTTTPPTTSTTTTTTTTTTTTMTTTTTTTAPTTTTTTPATTTSTTSTTSTASPTSPTSMTMTPTTAPMTTTLLTVPFVPVPIPIQVPGG, from the coding sequence ATGAGCGACCCGTTGGGGTTGTCGGTCGGAACGACGAACTTGGTCGCGGCGCGAGTCGGCAATCAACCTGTGACGCGGCGTTCGGCGCTCACCTTGCCGAGCGGTGCGGCGATGGCCGGGTTCGTCGAGCGGGTCGGCGACTCGGTGCCGCTGATCGCCGCGGACGGGTCGGCGCATTCGGCCGAAAAGCTGCTCGCCGAAGCACTGGCCGCGCTGATCACCGACAGCGGTGGCGCGTCGCCGGCCGATGTGGTCGTCGCGGTGCCCGCGCACTGGCGGCCCTCGACGCTGTGGGCCTTGCGCGGTGCGATGCGTGCTGAACCGGCGTTGCAGCCGGGGGGCGCTGCGGCGCGACTGGTATCCGACGCCGTGGCGTCGCTGACGGCGCTGCACGATCATCGGGGGCTTCCGCCGCAGGGCGTGATCGTCTTGCTCGATTTCGGCGGCGGAGGCACGAGCATCACCGTGGCCGACGCCGCAGCCGGCTTCGCGGCGGTCGACGTGACGACCCGTTACCCCGACTTCTCCGGTGATCTGCTGGATCAGGCATTGGTCACCTACGCGCTCGACGGCATCGCCGCCACCGGAGAGGTGGACCCGGCGGGCACCGCCGCGGTCGAGTCGCTGACCAGGCTTCGAGAGGACTGTCGCCACGCCAAGGAACGACTCTCGGCGGTCGAGTCCACCGAGTTGGTCGCCGAGCTGCCGGGCTACCGGTCGGCGATCCAGGTCACGCGACCCGAGTTGGAGTCGCTGATCGACGAGCCACTCGCCGGTGTATTGTCCGAGCTCGATAACCTGTTGCGGCGCAACGGTATCGGCTGGGATCAAGTCACTGCGATCGCCGCGGCCGGCGGTGGTGCGGCGATCCCGCTTATCGGCAGGCGGCTCAGCGAACACGCGCCCGTGCCCGTCGTGACGACACTGCAACCCGGGCTGGACGCGGGCGTGGGCGCCGGGCTGCTGGCCGCCGACGGTTCGGCCGCCGCGGCACCGACCGGGCTGGCGTCGGTGGTAGCGCCCGTCGACGCCGATTCCGGCTCCTCGACATTTCGTGCGCTGGCGTGGTCGCAGGACGACGCCGGGGCCGACGAACCGCTGCCCTACCTGCAGCCGTATGAGGCCTACGACTTCGAGGTCGCCTCGATGCGGTCGCCGGTGCAGCACGTTCCCGCGACCGGACCGATCGACGAGCCGCCCACCTGGCACCGGCTGCCCGGTGTGGTCTTCGGTTTGGCAGCGGCCGTCGCCTTGGTCGCGGTCGGTGGTGTCGCGATCGCGCTGACGGGCGCGACGGACAGCACCGAAGCCACCGAACCGCCCCGTCCGGCGCCGTCGGTGGCTCCCACCAGCGCGGCACCGCAGCCGGGTCCGCAGGACCGAACGGTCACGGTGACCGACGCCCCGCCGCCGGCGACGCAAGCGCCGCAGACCAGCGTGGCGCCTGCGACCTCGAGTGCGGTGACCGCGGTGACCACGACACCGCCGACCACCAGTACGACCACCACGACGACGACCACCACGACGACGACCATGACAACCACGACGACGACCACGGCACCGACAACAACCACCACCACGCCGGCGACCACGACATCGACGACGTCGACGACGTCGACGGCGTCGCCGACATCGCCGACATCCATGACAATGACTCCCACCACCGCCCCGATGACCACGACTCTGCTGACGGTGCCGTTTGTGCCGGTACCGATCCCGATCCAGGTCCCGGGGGGATAA
- a CDS encoding FAD-dependent oxidoreductase, with protein sequence MTSLWLANRVQQSAPPRPLTESDRSADVVVVGAGITGLVTAVLLARAGKDVLVLEAQFVGAGATGNTTAKVSLLQHTKLSKIVNKHGAKTARQYVDGNREGQDWLIRHCEAHGLSIQREDAFTYAQSEKGVSSARQELQACEAAGLEVDWVDDIPGEAGVPFPFHGAVRLANQAQFDPMPLLDSLVVEVEERGGRLAQGVRVQKVSDKGDGLALGVRTTAGDEFEVHTEQCVLATGIPILDRGGFFARLKPQRSYCMAYKVPGTITRGMYISADSPTRSLRYAPTPDGDRLIAGGAGHPVGHEKSPASSVQELDHWTKLHYPGAMQTNYWSAQDYSPIDELPYVGPILPGHDKIFVATGFDKWGMTNGTAAALALSSRILGGRMDWAEAFASWSPHELSGIPKAMQNNAQVALYLTRGWITPITRTLNRTPDDGGVVSGPPWDLEARSVVDGKEHRVSPVCPHLGGIVNWNDADETWECPLHGSRFAPDGTLLEGPATRNLTAAQ encoded by the coding sequence ATGACCTCTCTGTGGCTGGCAAACCGCGTCCAGCAGTCGGCACCGCCTCGGCCCCTCACCGAATCGGATCGCTCCGCCGACGTCGTGGTGGTGGGCGCGGGGATCACGGGGCTCGTCACGGCGGTTCTGCTTGCGCGCGCAGGCAAGGACGTGCTGGTGCTCGAGGCGCAGTTCGTCGGCGCCGGCGCCACCGGCAACACGACGGCGAAGGTGAGCCTGTTGCAGCACACCAAGCTGTCGAAGATCGTCAACAAGCACGGCGCCAAGACCGCCCGCCAGTATGTAGACGGCAACCGCGAGGGACAGGACTGGCTGATCCGGCACTGCGAGGCCCACGGGTTGTCCATCCAGCGCGAGGACGCGTTCACCTACGCGCAGTCGGAGAAGGGCGTGTCGTCGGCCCGCCAGGAACTGCAGGCGTGCGAAGCGGCCGGGCTGGAGGTGGACTGGGTCGACGACATCCCGGGAGAGGCCGGAGTGCCGTTCCCGTTCCACGGCGCGGTCCGGCTGGCGAACCAGGCCCAGTTCGACCCCATGCCGCTGCTCGACAGCCTGGTGGTTGAGGTCGAGGAGCGTGGGGGCCGCCTCGCTCAAGGCGTTCGGGTGCAGAAGGTTTCGGACAAGGGTGACGGGCTGGCGCTGGGCGTGCGTACTACCGCGGGTGACGAGTTCGAGGTACACACCGAACAATGTGTGCTCGCCACCGGCATCCCGATCCTGGATCGCGGCGGCTTCTTCGCCCGTCTCAAGCCGCAGCGCTCCTACTGCATGGCCTACAAGGTGCCCGGCACCATCACCCGCGGCATGTACATATCGGCCGACTCGCCCACACGCTCATTGCGGTACGCACCCACACCCGACGGCGACCGTCTCATCGCCGGCGGGGCAGGCCATCCGGTCGGCCACGAGAAGAGCCCGGCGTCGTCCGTGCAGGAGCTGGACCACTGGACCAAGCTGCACTACCCCGGCGCGATGCAGACGAACTACTGGTCGGCCCAGGACTACTCGCCCATCGACGAGCTGCCCTACGTCGGGCCGATCCTGCCCGGCCACGACAAGATCTTCGTCGCAACGGGATTCGACAAGTGGGGCATGACCAACGGCACGGCTGCCGCGCTCGCGTTGTCCAGCCGGATCCTCGGCGGGCGGATGGACTGGGCAGAGGCCTTCGCGAGTTGGAGCCCGCACGAGCTGTCGGGGATCCCGAAGGCGATGCAGAACAACGCTCAGGTCGCGCTGTATCTGACCCGCGGCTGGATCACCCCGATCACGCGCACGCTCAACCGCACACCTGACGACGGCGGCGTGGTCAGTGGCCCGCCGTGGGACCTCGAGGCCCGCAGCGTGGTCGACGGAAAGGAGCACCGCGTGTCGCCGGTGTGCCCGCACCTGGGCGGTATCGTCAACTGGAACGACGCCGACGAGACGTGGGAATGCCCACTGCACGGGTCGCGCTTCGCGCCCGACGGCACCCTGCTGGAGGGGCCCGCCACTCGTAACCTCACTGCGGCACAGTAG